Proteins co-encoded in one Waddlia chondrophila WSU 86-1044 genomic window:
- a CDS encoding alpha/beta hydrolase produces MFDVKKVPNGGIWIPSTKKDSKWVLVALHGSGGSSENYRGLEAIFNLPQLNYLFLNGPIREYANFRWYGDSAESRQRALEYLAVVFDQLMSAGFPASKIFLMGFSQGAALVFEFGLRYAHLFAGYIAISGRIEDLPALLHQKRAHIAEKGRWLVTHGSKDYHLSVIVMRDQVEKLKNAGLHIDYREYPKIHEFDHRKELPEICQWISHLAPNR; encoded by the coding sequence ATGTTTGATGTCAAAAAAGTGCCTAATGGAGGAATTTGGATTCCTTCGACTAAAAAAGATTCTAAATGGGTTTTGGTTGCCTTGCATGGCAGTGGAGGATCTTCAGAAAATTATCGCGGTTTAGAAGCTATTTTCAATCTTCCTCAGCTGAATTATCTTTTTCTCAATGGCCCAATACGTGAATACGCCAATTTTCGTTGGTATGGAGATTCTGCTGAAAGCAGGCAGAGGGCTCTGGAGTATCTTGCCGTTGTTTTTGATCAGTTAATGAGTGCCGGGTTCCCTGCTTCGAAGATTTTTCTGATGGGGTTTTCACAAGGGGCTGCATTGGTCTTTGAATTTGGCCTTCGTTATGCTCATCTATTCGCTGGATATATTGCGATCAGCGGACGGATTGAAGACCTGCCGGCTCTGCTCCATCAAAAAAGAGCGCACATAGCGGAAAAAGGGCGTTGGCTTGTGACCCACGGCTCCAAAGATTATCATCTGTCTGTCATTGTTATGCGTGATCAGGTCGAAAAGCTTAAAAATGCAGGCTTGCATATCGATTATCGGGAATACCCGAAAATTCATGAGTTTGATCACCGGAAAGAATTGCCTGAAATCTGCCAATGGATTTCCCATTTGGCACCGAATAGATAA
- a CDS encoding MFS transporter codes for MEQEKPIGLIHLIYRFSSPLASVVFMIFGSAFFTTFISVFLYGKGYGKHEIGYVQSAYFCGMLIGAFQMERLIKRVGHIQALAVFGSLATSITLSMALYQNFAAWMLLRFLSGLSMAALYIVIESWMLEESSLKTRGVILSVYMICLTSAQSLSQQVLSFVDIYSYTPFLISAVFTSLSVIPVGLSTNRVTIPTELESVSFLKIAKSSPFGVAGCFAAGLIMSTIYSFFPIYSESIRIPSADLMSVTIAGGVLLQWPIGKLSDYFERRRTILTVIAITLALSLLALISSTFNMYNTLLLFFFLGGFIFTLYPLSVTQVCDHLDQSDITTALSLLLIAFGLGSVGGPTTSAFLVAEMGISSIFLYFAVLLGGLFMVGMISTIQRPIVPLEEQNDFIPLPTATPVAYEMDPRGEGDLPE; via the coding sequence ATGGAGCAAGAAAAACCGATAGGGTTGATTCACCTCATTTACCGATTTTCTTCCCCTCTTGCTTCAGTCGTCTTCATGATCTTCGGAAGCGCGTTTTTCACCACTTTTATTAGTGTGTTTCTCTACGGCAAGGGATATGGCAAGCATGAAATCGGCTATGTGCAATCTGCGTATTTTTGCGGGATGCTCATTGGAGCTTTCCAAATGGAAAGGTTAATCAAGCGGGTTGGACACATTCAGGCATTGGCAGTGTTCGGAAGTTTGGCAACTTCAATTACTCTTTCCATGGCTCTTTACCAAAATTTTGCTGCTTGGATGCTTTTGCGCTTTTTATCCGGCCTTTCCATGGCAGCTCTCTATATTGTAATCGAGAGCTGGATGCTGGAAGAGAGTAGTCTAAAAACTCGAGGTGTTATCTTATCTGTCTACATGATTTGCCTGACTAGCGCACAATCTCTGAGCCAACAAGTTTTGTCGTTCGTTGATATCTATAGCTACACTCCTTTTCTGATTTCAGCGGTCTTTACCTCTTTGAGTGTGATTCCTGTCGGGCTATCGACCAACCGCGTGACGATTCCGACAGAGTTGGAATCTGTGAGCTTTTTGAAAATCGCCAAAAGTTCTCCGTTCGGTGTTGCAGGATGCTTTGCTGCGGGATTGATCATGAGTACGATCTACAGTTTTTTTCCGATCTATTCCGAGTCGATTCGTATTCCCAGCGCAGACTTGATGTCCGTCACAATTGCAGGAGGAGTTCTTCTGCAGTGGCCCATCGGGAAACTCTCCGATTATTTTGAGAGGCGGCGTACGATTCTAACGGTTATTGCTATCACTTTAGCGCTTTCCCTTTTAGCTCTCATCAGCAGTACATTTAACATGTACAATACTCTTCTTCTCTTTTTTTTCCTGGGAGGATTTATTTTTACCCTCTATCCTTTGAGTGTGACCCAGGTATGCGACCATCTCGACCAATCGGACATCACCACCGCTTTGTCTCTGCTTCTGATTGCTTTTGGCTTGGGTTCTGTTGGAGGACCGACAACATCGGCATTTTTAGTTGCTGAAATGGGAATTAGCTCTATTTTCCTCTATTTTGCCGTTTTACTTGGAGGCTTATTCATGGTCGGAATGATCTCAACAATTCAAAGGCCTATTGTTCCTCTCGAAGAGCAAAATGATTTTATTCCGCTGCCTACAGCAACGCCTGTTGCTTATGAAATGGATCCCCGTGGCGAGGGGGACCTGCCCGAATAA
- a CDS encoding HAD-IB family phosphatase: protein MATIVFDFDSTLVQCESLEWILEEQLKGKPEVKKQIHEITLKGLKGIIPFSESLTERLKLAAPNRKAVAAFGQKALKMITSGIPELISKYKKDGVDIWVISGGLYESLVPACKHLGINEECVMGVRLLWGNQGEFLGIDPNDPLSRSKSAAAAAVSFLWSRPCIVVGDSVSDYQLFNEGIADEFVLYTEHIECTEIAKLDVKKANNTKKLKEMIDAILE from the coding sequence ATGGCAACCATCGTTTTTGATTTTGACTCGACGCTTGTGCAATGCGAAAGCTTAGAATGGATTCTCGAAGAGCAGCTGAAAGGCAAGCCGGAAGTCAAAAAACAGATTCATGAAATCACGTTGAAAGGGCTGAAAGGAATCATTCCTTTTTCCGAATCGTTGACCGAAAGGTTGAAACTTGCTGCTCCAAATAGGAAAGCTGTTGCAGCATTTGGCCAAAAAGCTTTGAAAATGATCACTTCAGGAATCCCTGAATTGATCAGTAAGTACAAAAAAGACGGCGTGGATATCTGGGTCATCAGCGGAGGGTTGTACGAGTCTCTAGTTCCGGCTTGTAAACACTTAGGGATCAATGAAGAGTGTGTGATGGGTGTGAGGCTTCTTTGGGGAAATCAGGGTGAATTTTTAGGGATCGATCCTAACGATCCTTTAAGCAGGTCAAAATCGGCGGCAGCGGCGGCAGTTTCTTTTTTGTGGAGCAGACCATGCATTGTCGTCGGAGATTCTGTGTCTGATTATCAACTTTTCAATGAGGGAATTGCAGATGAGTTCGTGTTGTATACAGAACATATCGAATGCACAGAAATTGCAAAACTGGATGTAA
- a CDS encoding transposase domain-containing protein yields the protein MGYALFISNTTFDHISAWARLDNNVAERAVRPLAIGRKNWLFVGNKKGGEAAGVVLSLVQTCRAMGINPREYIEDVMRRLMSHNAQKLQELLPDFWLKAKECPAA from the coding sequence ATAGGGTACGCTCTTTTTATCTCAAACACAACTTTTGATCATATCTCTGCGTGGGCAAGATTAGATAATAATGTAGCAGAGCGGGCGGTACGTCCCTTAGCTATTGGCAGGAAAAATTGGTTATTTGTGGGAAATAAAAAAGGTGGGGAAGCGGCTGGTGTCGTATTGAGTTTAGTCCAGACATGCCGTGCGATGGGGATTAATCCAAGGGAATATATTGAAGATGTCATGCGTCGCCTGATGTCTCATAATGCACAGAAACTCCAAGAGCTTCTTCCTGATTTTTGGCTTAAGGCAAAAGAATGCCCGGCCGCCTAA
- the tnpB gene encoding IS66 family insertion sequence element accessory protein TnpB (TnpB, as the term is used for proteins encoded by IS66 family insertion elements, is considered an accessory protein, since TnpC, encoded by a neighboring gene, is a DDE family transposase.): MLAITGHSRFFLFQHPVDMRKGLEGLAALAEEQCSGQLTKGDYFIFVSKGRRIVKILYWDNDGFAVWWKQLAQGRFWLPRTRYFQMLCLESLNAP; the protein is encoded by the coding sequence ATGCTAGCAATTACCGGCCATTCTCGTTTTTTTCTCTTTCAGCATCCCGTTGACATGCGAAAAGGGTTGGAAGGATTAGCTGCTCTTGCTGAAGAGCAGTGTTCAGGGCAATTGACAAAAGGCGACTATTTTATTTTTGTGAGTAAAGGGCGAAGAATAGTGAAAATCCTTTATTGGGATAATGACGGATTTGCCGTGTGGTGGAAACAGCTGGCACAAGGAAGATTTTGGCTGCCAAGAACGAGATATTTTCAAATGTTGTGTTTGGAATCCTTAAACGCACCCTAA
- a CDS encoding alpha/beta hydrolase, whose translation MYAIKDLSYLQNIEVNCEAQASQHKKWGDFLYELIFKELGACLKHIWYRFYYTLNPFANHLNPTEIKKASHPGQIARILLLLHGIGGHRSCFIPLANTLKDAGFKNIYTVDLIQTSEEPVPTKPLEDKIYQLRRAYLNQGYAEVKFGLIGHSLGALVSLKYVWRRWNSSTDSEISFIVAMGGRLKYNESSFSWFCEDVRPEIERNYEAIIDAPYKTRLFSLWGENDALVPKRSAHLFGNKRRELTIKGCGHSGIVFSPEAHRKILRWVQNWFGINKTSLKK comes from the coding sequence ATGTATGCAATTAAAGATCTATCTTATTTACAGAATATAGAGGTAAACTGCGAGGCGCAGGCCTCTCAACATAAGAAATGGGGGGATTTTCTTTACGAATTAATATTCAAGGAATTAGGCGCTTGCCTAAAGCATATTTGGTACCGTTTCTACTACACTTTAAATCCTTTTGCCAATCATCTGAATCCAACTGAAATAAAGAAAGCATCCCATCCTGGTCAAATTGCCAGAATATTGCTTCTTTTGCACGGAATAGGTGGGCATAGGTCCTGTTTTATTCCCCTGGCGAATACTTTGAAAGATGCAGGATTTAAAAATATTTATACAGTAGACTTGATTCAGACATCTGAAGAGCCTGTTCCGACCAAGCCTTTGGAAGATAAAATTTATCAACTTCGAAGAGCTTATCTCAATCAAGGGTATGCGGAAGTTAAATTTGGATTGATTGGGCATTCTCTAGGAGCTTTGGTTAGCTTAAAGTATGTTTGGAGAAGATGGAATTCCTCAACGGATTCAGAGATTTCATTTATTGTTGCAATGGGAGGACGGCTGAAATACAATGAATCTTCTTTTTCCTGGTTTTGCGAAGATGTCAGGCCTGAAATAGAAAGAAATTATGAGGCGATCATTGATGCTCCCTATAAAACGCGGTTATTCTCTTTATGGGGGGAAAATGATGCTCTTGTACCGAAGAGATCTGCGCATCTTTTTGGGAACAAACGAAGAGAATTGACAATCAAAGGGTGTGGACATAGTGGAATTGTCTTTTCACCGGAGGCCCATCGCAAAATTTTAAGATGGGTTCAGAATTGGTTCGGTATAAATAAAACATCCCTAAAGAAATGA